A genomic window from Enoplosus armatus isolate fEnoArm2 chromosome 18, fEnoArm2.hap1, whole genome shotgun sequence includes:
- the denr gene encoding density-regulated protein isoform X2 has product MATTEMESGSLESRSEQGTFDPDSKYPLKVLYCGVCSLPTEYCEYMPEPAKCRHWLEKNFPDVFARMTVGANAPKQEPGIGDAPPAGEEEEKKKQKRGGRGQIKQKKKTVPQKVSIAKIPRAKKKYVTRVCGLATFDIELKEAQRFFAQKFSCGASVTAEDEIIIQGDFTDDIIDVIQEKWPEVDDDSIDDLGEVKK; this is encoded by the exons ATGGCTACTACTGAGATGGAATCTGGTTCTTTGGAAAGCAGATCAGAGCAAGGGACGTTTGACCCTGATTCAAAATACCCGCTTAAAGTTCTTTACTGTGgag tgtgctCTCTGCCTACTGAG TACTGTGAGTACATGCCTGAGCCCGCCAAATGTAGGCATTGGCTTGAGAAGAACTTTCCAGATGTATTTGCCAGGATGACTGTTGGTG CGAATGCACCCAAGCAGGAACCCGGCATTGGAGATGCTCCACCTgcaggcgaggaggaggagaaaaagaaacagaagagag gTGGAAGAGGCCAgatcaaacagaaaaagaagactGTGCCTCAGAAAGTTTCAATAGCAAAAATCCCAAGAGCCAAGAAGAAATATGTCACACGAGTGTGTGGCCTGGCAACTTTTG ACATTGAGCTCAAAGAGGCTCAGCGATTCTTTGCCCAGAAATTCTCTTGTGGTGCCTCAGTTACAGCAGAGGATGAAATAATCATTCAGGGAGATTTTACAGACGACATAATCGACGTCATTCAAGAGAAGTGGCCTGAG GTGGATGATGACAGCATTGATGATCTGGGTgaagtgaagaagtga
- the denr gene encoding density-regulated protein isoform X3 — translation MATTEMESGSLESRSEQGTFDPDSKYPLKVLYCGVCSLPTEYCEYMPEPAKCRHWLEKNFPDVFARMTVANAPKQEPGIGDAPPAGEEEEKKKQKRGGRGQIKQKKKTVPQKVSIAKIPRAKKKYVTRVCGLATFDIELKEAQRFFAQKFSCGASVTAEDEIIIQGDFTDDIIDVIQEKWPEVDDDSIDDLGEVKK, via the exons ATGGCTACTACTGAGATGGAATCTGGTTCTTTGGAAAGCAGATCAGAGCAAGGGACGTTTGACCCTGATTCAAAATACCCGCTTAAAGTTCTTTACTGTGgag tgtgctCTCTGCCTACTGAG TACTGTGAGTACATGCCTGAGCCCGCCAAATGTAGGCATTGGCTTGAGAAGAACTTTCCAGATGTATTTGCCAGGATGACTGTTG CGAATGCACCCAAGCAGGAACCCGGCATTGGAGATGCTCCACCTgcaggcgaggaggaggagaaaaagaaacagaagagag gTGGAAGAGGCCAgatcaaacagaaaaagaagactGTGCCTCAGAAAGTTTCAATAGCAAAAATCCCAAGAGCCAAGAAGAAATATGTCACACGAGTGTGTGGCCTGGCAACTTTTG ACATTGAGCTCAAAGAGGCTCAGCGATTCTTTGCCCAGAAATTCTCTTGTGGTGCCTCAGTTACAGCAGAGGATGAAATAATCATTCAGGGAGATTTTACAGACGACATAATCGACGTCATTCAAGAGAAGTGGCCTGAG GTGGATGATGACAGCATTGATGATCTGGGTgaagtgaagaagtga
- the denr gene encoding density-regulated protein isoform X1, giving the protein MATTEMESGSLESRSEQGTFDPDSKYPLKVLYCGVCSLPTEYCEYMPEPAKCRHWLEKNFPDVFARMTVGGPAANAPKQEPGIGDAPPAGEEEEKKKQKRGGRGQIKQKKKTVPQKVSIAKIPRAKKKYVTRVCGLATFDIELKEAQRFFAQKFSCGASVTAEDEIIIQGDFTDDIIDVIQEKWPEVDDDSIDDLGEVKK; this is encoded by the exons ATGGCTACTACTGAGATGGAATCTGGTTCTTTGGAAAGCAGATCAGAGCAAGGGACGTTTGACCCTGATTCAAAATACCCGCTTAAAGTTCTTTACTGTGgag tgtgctCTCTGCCTACTGAG TACTGTGAGTACATGCCTGAGCCCGCCAAATGTAGGCATTGGCTTGAGAAGAACTTTCCAGATGTATTTGCCAGGATGACTGTTGGTGG CCCGGCAGCGAATGCACCCAAGCAGGAACCCGGCATTGGAGATGCTCCACCTgcaggcgaggaggaggagaaaaagaaacagaagagag gTGGAAGAGGCCAgatcaaacagaaaaagaagactGTGCCTCAGAAAGTTTCAATAGCAAAAATCCCAAGAGCCAAGAAGAAATATGTCACACGAGTGTGTGGCCTGGCAACTTTTG ACATTGAGCTCAAAGAGGCTCAGCGATTCTTTGCCCAGAAATTCTCTTGTGGTGCCTCAGTTACAGCAGAGGATGAAATAATCATTCAGGGAGATTTTACAGACGACATAATCGACGTCATTCAAGAGAAGTGGCCTGAG GTGGATGATGACAGCATTGATGATCTGGGTgaagtgaagaagtga
- the ccdc62 gene encoding coiled-coil domain-containing protein 62 isoform X1 has protein sequence MDERKRLSPSNGRASACFPWSNDTSAELWHSTPVKKKNGDASLDAIQPSVLTSFRMDSTAKQWAKSSPPVPADTLRPPSSQDTEFPVNDLSGSTVQRQRRELQLLMAELKDRDRELNTMAASHHKQLHAWEQDRQRVLTLEQRCARLDDELQKRNEVIRVLTKRVWVVETREEEVQKELSVARQQLCELEQKQQHISQKCEDFGEKNQSLNSTVMALSTQVGSLQVREEELSSMLKLKDKDVTEASGHIVDLTGRLRDLETSLTESRSRESKLLRDLEESKRRYRDARHEVTHLKEELQQQVTQSSTQREEIIRLKQELQLLRRDLALSGEGDGWKDELLELSRSKQERTMSELRCLRQVCENQRNDLQLLQLNLESAREALREKTSQGLPGSQDELRCCCLDSRSPSSLRAKNSRPSHDAANLKGAVNGDLGVFSAHLMDGDDGLSSCSLQQLYDESRQVIMANSEHSGPTMSCGTTDPLYSHKCQTSHHHHHHHHPATPTYKANSETPPKACPRRGSSQPCGNVSTHQSDSVC, from the exons ATGGACGAAAGGAAAAGACTGTCCCCTTCAAATGGAAGAGCCTCAGCCTGTTTCCCCTGGTCAAATG ATACTTCAGCTGAGCTCTGGCACAGCACTCCTGTTAAAAAG AAAAATGGTGATGCTTCACTGGATGCTATCCAACCGTCTGTCCTGACCAGCTTCAGGATGGACAGCACAGCAAAACAGTGGGCCAAAAGTTCACCTCCCGTCCCAGCAGACACCCTCCGTCCCCCCAGCTCACAGGACACAGAG TTTCCGGTGAATGACCTGAGTGGCTCCACCGtccagaggcagaggagggagctccagctgctgatggCTGAGCTGAAGGACCGGGACAGGGAGCTGAACACCATGGCTGCCTCACATCATAAGCAGCTTCATGCCTGGGAACAAGACCGCCAGAGGGTGCTCACCTTAGAGCAGAGGTGTGCCCGTTTGGATG ACGAGTTGCAGAAGCGTAATGAGGTGATCAGAGTCCTGACTAAACGAGTGTGGGTGGTGGAgacgagggaggaggaggtccaGAAGGAGCTCAGCGTAGCccgacagcagctctgtgagcttgaacagaaacagcagcacatcAGCCAAAAATGTGAAGACTTTGGG GAGAAGAACCAGAGTCTCAACTCCACGGTCATGGCTCTGTCCACTCAAGTCGGCTCTCTGCAGGTCAGGGAGGAAGAACTGAGTTCCATGCTCAAACTCAAG GACAAAGATGTGACTGAGGCCTCGGGTCATATCGTCGACCTCACAGGGCGCCTGCGAGATCTGGAGACATCCCTAACGGAGAGTCGCTCACGGGAAAGCAAACTCCTGAGAGACTTGGAGGAAAGCAAACGCCGTTACAGAGACGCCAGGCATGAGGTCACGCACCTTAAAG aggagctgcagcagcaggtaacTCAGAGCAgcactcagagggaggagatcATCCGTCTCAAACAGGAGCTCCAGCTGCTTCGCAGAGATCTGGCCTTGTCGG GGGAGGGAGACGGCTGGAAAGACGAGCTGCTGGAACTGTCTCGCTCCAAACAGGAACGCACCATGTCAGAGCTCCGCTGCCTGCGACAG gTGTGTGAGAATCAGCGGAATGACCTGCAGCTTTTGCAGTTGAACCTGGAAAGTGCCCGTGAAGCCCTGAGAGAGAAGACCAGTCAGGGATTACCTGGAAG tcAGGATGAGTTGAGATGTTGCTGTCTGGACAGCCGGTCACCTTCATCCCTCAGAGCGAAGAACTCAAGACCTTCACATGATGCTGCCAATCTGAAAGGGGCCGTCAACGGGGACCTGGGAGTCTTCTCAGCGCACCTGATGGAT GGTGATGACGGTCTGTCCAGCtgttctctgcagcagctgtacgATGAGTCCAGGCAGGTCATCATGGCCAACTCGGAGCACAGCGGCCCCACTATGAGCTGTGGGACCACTGACCCCCTTTACTCTCATAAGTGCCAGAcatcccaccaccaccatcaccaccaccacccagctACCCCGACATACAAG GCCAACAGCGAAACTCCACCCAAAGCCTGCCCTCGACGCGGGAGCAGCCAGCCGTGTGGAAACGTCAGCACTCACCAAAGTGACTCCGTGTGCTAA
- the ccdc62 gene encoding coiled-coil domain-containing protein 62 isoform X2 yields MEEPQPVSPGQMILQLSSGTALLLKSFRMDSTAKQWAKSSPPVPADTLRPPSSQDTEFPVNDLSGSTVQRQRRELQLLMAELKDRDRELNTMAASHHKQLHAWEQDRQRVLTLEQRCARLDDELQKRNEVIRVLTKRVWVVETREEEVQKELSVARQQLCELEQKQQHISQKCEDFGEKNQSLNSTVMALSTQVGSLQVREEELSSMLKLKDKDVTEASGHIVDLTGRLRDLETSLTESRSRESKLLRDLEESKRRYRDARHEVTHLKEELQQQVTQSSTQREEIIRLKQELQLLRRDLALSGEGDGWKDELLELSRSKQERTMSELRCLRQVCENQRNDLQLLQLNLESAREALREKTSQGLPGSQDELRCCCLDSRSPSSLRAKNSRPSHDAANLKGAVNGDLGVFSAHLMDGDDGLSSCSLQQLYDESRQVIMANSEHSGPTMSCGTTDPLYSHKCQTSHHHHHHHHPATPTYKANSETPPKACPRRGSSQPCGNVSTHQSDSVC; encoded by the exons ATGGAAGAGCCTCAGCCTGTTTCCCCTGGTCAAATG ATACTTCAGCTGAGCTCTGGCACAGCACTCCTGTTAAAAAG CTTCAGGATGGACAGCACAGCAAAACAGTGGGCCAAAAGTTCACCTCCCGTCCCAGCAGACACCCTCCGTCCCCCCAGCTCACAGGACACAGAG TTTCCGGTGAATGACCTGAGTGGCTCCACCGtccagaggcagaggagggagctccagctgctgatggCTGAGCTGAAGGACCGGGACAGGGAGCTGAACACCATGGCTGCCTCACATCATAAGCAGCTTCATGCCTGGGAACAAGACCGCCAGAGGGTGCTCACCTTAGAGCAGAGGTGTGCCCGTTTGGATG ACGAGTTGCAGAAGCGTAATGAGGTGATCAGAGTCCTGACTAAACGAGTGTGGGTGGTGGAgacgagggaggaggaggtccaGAAGGAGCTCAGCGTAGCccgacagcagctctgtgagcttgaacagaaacagcagcacatcAGCCAAAAATGTGAAGACTTTGGG GAGAAGAACCAGAGTCTCAACTCCACGGTCATGGCTCTGTCCACTCAAGTCGGCTCTCTGCAGGTCAGGGAGGAAGAACTGAGTTCCATGCTCAAACTCAAG GACAAAGATGTGACTGAGGCCTCGGGTCATATCGTCGACCTCACAGGGCGCCTGCGAGATCTGGAGACATCCCTAACGGAGAGTCGCTCACGGGAAAGCAAACTCCTGAGAGACTTGGAGGAAAGCAAACGCCGTTACAGAGACGCCAGGCATGAGGTCACGCACCTTAAAG aggagctgcagcagcaggtaacTCAGAGCAgcactcagagggaggagatcATCCGTCTCAAACAGGAGCTCCAGCTGCTTCGCAGAGATCTGGCCTTGTCGG GGGAGGGAGACGGCTGGAAAGACGAGCTGCTGGAACTGTCTCGCTCCAAACAGGAACGCACCATGTCAGAGCTCCGCTGCCTGCGACAG gTGTGTGAGAATCAGCGGAATGACCTGCAGCTTTTGCAGTTGAACCTGGAAAGTGCCCGTGAAGCCCTGAGAGAGAAGACCAGTCAGGGATTACCTGGAAG tcAGGATGAGTTGAGATGTTGCTGTCTGGACAGCCGGTCACCTTCATCCCTCAGAGCGAAGAACTCAAGACCTTCACATGATGCTGCCAATCTGAAAGGGGCCGTCAACGGGGACCTGGGAGTCTTCTCAGCGCACCTGATGGAT GGTGATGACGGTCTGTCCAGCtgttctctgcagcagctgtacgATGAGTCCAGGCAGGTCATCATGGCCAACTCGGAGCACAGCGGCCCCACTATGAGCTGTGGGACCACTGACCCCCTTTACTCTCATAAGTGCCAGAcatcccaccaccaccatcaccaccaccacccagctACCCCGACATACAAG GCCAACAGCGAAACTCCACCCAAAGCCTGCCCTCGACGCGGGAGCAGCCAGCCGTGTGGAAACGTCAGCACTCACCAAAGTGACTCCGTGTGCTAA
- the LOC139300967 gene encoding huntingtin-interacting protein 1-related protein-like, whose translation MSKTKNKSDNKTEKALAAEKEQFGKQQLHNISKTLTSAETPPKEKYVRNIIMGTYKEGGATTFWSYSLNLPLSSNSMVSWKFCYLLHKVLRDGHRNAVRDSHRYCRNIKDMGILWGNLHDRYGHIVALSAKFLCLKMEFHTKHKVIPGNLEASDETLDREAGNDMNKVLDMTQELLDYLDAGLKMSETVLRQLDANAAKSTTPAGQCRLTPLIPLILDCSFLYHFSVLLLFKLHSRFAPDVLLGHRERFRDLFNSLTQFFDRAREMEFFKSVIQIPDLPDAPPNFLRAAALGEYKKPVVVMPNEERHEEEEVEPQPEFRVAPQYYLPNQMGAPDASLEQRDAENDSLKRELEVLKPELHLLKTEAQRCVTELKAQVNHLEAEVDEQRTQKQMAMVEKEHLRMEVEALRCANVASVGAQIGFKEADTRAQAAELRFTQLKERHAELITGHADLMKKNAETVKVLSDTKQGQDNLLRAKQQLENELENVRRNTMVQQQQAVQHLNKELLEQRAELALLRSTLDNKEMEGSQVISSLAAVQAERDVLLRSARDRDMELSSLRLQAQQQQGSSDLERDRINRELEALRAQLQQQLAINAEQKLEIDRLRRELDSTRAELAHANSALQSKEMSGSQLSSTLAGLQAEREVMLRSVREQDAELNSLRQQAQLHQSSLEQERQRSSMELGNLHAQLQQQACREGELAQKLQEEQFCLLQCAVVEAEGIILDAVAKLDDPVHVSCISSPDYLINRAEITLGSIDKMQQSHSVYLGNRHDASGLLRAVTQFSHLAADTIVNGAATSHSAPTDQADRLADSCRDCANHCLQFLKDLKLQASLPRADPSAVRYTVQRILALGQDLRPKGQDVLKEELGNMVDKEMLATSTAIEEAVLRMDEILSQAKRETSGIKLEVNQSILGSCSDLMKAVHMLVTASTDLQKDIVEGGRGAASVTDFYAKNSRWTEGLISASKAVGWGATQLLDSADRVVGDNGTYEELIACSHEIAGSTAQLVAASKVKADRNNKKLHTLKQASRHVNDMAAVVVTSTKHGQRQISDQSVMDFSGMSLIKLKTEEMEAQVKVLQLESQLEQERVRLGELRKRHYELGGNDADDQDGADSFPPPPPPTLLDSTPEPQSFSQTQPYINTQTFAQTNPFVQSLPQSYTPTHTISQAQSYTPPQTYTPSQTYTPSQSYTPPQTYTPSQTYTPSQTYTSSQPYIPSQPYTPNPTQNYLKPQSFSLPQPSSQTSSLSRPHSPSLPQTTPQNNSETTKPALRKPNIFTKSGNILKNAFKRGETGPGES comes from the exons ATGAGCAAAACGAAGAACAAAAGTGACAATAAGACGGAGAAAGCTCTGGCTGCGGAGAAAGAGCAGTTTGGTAAACAACAG ctccacaacatcagcaaaacTCTCACCTCCGCTGAGACACCACCCAAAGAGAAATATGTGCGCA ATATCATCATGGGGACATATAAGGAGGGTGGAGCGACCACCTTCTGGTCCTACAGCCTGAACCTGCCTCTGTCCAGCAACTCCATGGTCAGCTGGAAGTTCTGCTATCTGCTGCACAAAGTGCTGCGGGACGGACACAGAAAT GCTGTCAGAGATTCTCACAGATACTGTCGCAACATTAAAGATATGGGCATCCTCTGG GGAAACTTGCATGACCGATACGGCCACATTGTTGCCTTGTCTGCCAAATTCCTCTGCCTCAAAATGGAATTTCATACAAAG CACAAGGTGATCCCAGGTAACCTGGAGGCCAGTGATGAGACTTTGGACAGAGAAGCAGGAAATGACATGAACAAAGT GTTAGATATGACACAGGAACTGTTGGATTACCTGGATGCTGGACTGAAGATGTCTGAAACAG TTCTGCGTCAGCTGGATGCTAATGCGGCCAAATCTACAACTCCAGCTGGACAGTGCAGACTGACTCCTCTGATACCCCTCATACTGGACTGCAGCTTTCTCTACCActtctctgtgctgttgttgttcaaaCTTCACAGCC GCTTTGCTCCAGATGTTCTTCTTGGACATCGAGAGCGGTTCCGTGATCTATTTAACAG cCTCACACAGTTCTTCGACAGAGCCAGAGAAATGGAGTTCTTTAAAAGTGTCATCCAGATCCCAGATCTGCCAGAT GCTCCTCCAAACTTCCTCCGCGCCGCTGCCTTGGGGGAGTATAAGAAGCCAGTGGTGGTGATGCCTAACGAGGAACgtcatgaggaggaggaagtggagccGCAGCCAGAGTTTAGGGTAGCGCCACAG TACTATTTGCCAAACCAAATGGGAGCACCTGATGCTTCCCTTGAGCAGAGGGATGCAGAGAATGACAGTCTGAAGCGAGAGCTAGAGGTGCTGAAACCAGAGCTACACCTCCTCAAGACCGAG GCTCAAAGGTGTGTGACTGAGTTAAAGGCTCAAGTGAATCATCTGGAGGCCGAGGTCGATGAGCAGCGCACCCAAAAGCAGATGGCTATGGTGGAAAAGGAACACCTGCGGATGGAAGTGGAAGCTTTACGGTGCGCTAATGTCGCCAGTGTCGGGGCTCAGATCGGATTCAAGGAGGCAGACA CTAGAGCTCAGGCAGCAGAGCTTCGTTTCACTCAACTCAAAGAGAGACACGCAGAGCTGATTACCGGTCACGCTGACCTAATGAAGAAG AATGCAGAAACAGTGAAAGTGCTGTCTGATACAAAACAAGGCCAAGACAATTTGCTGAGAgccaaacagcagctggaaaatgAGCTGGAGAATGTGCGAAGAAACACG AtggttcagcagcagcaggcggtTCAACACCTAAACAAAGAACTGCTGGAGCAAAGAGCAGAGCTGGCTCTCCTTCGCAGCACTCTGGACAATAAAGAGATG GAAGGATCTCAGGTGATCAGCAGCCTGGCAGCTGTGCAGGCGGAGCGAGACGTGCTGCTGCGCTCtgccagagacagagacatggagCTTTCCTCTCTGAGACTAcaggcccagcagcagcagggctccTCGGACCTGGAGAGAGACCGGATCAACCGAGAGCTGGAGGCTCTGAgggctcagctgcagcagcag CTTGCCATCAATGCTGAGCAGAAGTTAGAGATCGACAGGCTGAGACGAGAGCTGGACTCGACACGAGCAGAACTGGCACATGCTAACAGCGCCCTGCAAAGCAAAGAGATG AGTGGTTCCCAGCTGAGCAGCACACTAGCAGGCCTGCAGGCGGAGAGGGAGGTGATGCTGCGCTCGGTGAGGGAGCAGGACGCCGAGCTGAACTCCCTCAGACAGCAAGCTCAGCTCCACCAGAGCTCCCTGGagcaggagaggcagaggagcagcaTGGAGCTGGGAAACCTGCACGCTCAGTTACAGCAACAG GCCTGTCGTGAAGGGGAGCTGGCCcagaagctgcaggaggagcagtTCTGTCTGCTGCAATGTGCTGTGGTGGAGGCTGAGGGCATCATACTGGACGCTGTGGCCAAACTGGACGACCCTGTGCATGTCTCCTGCATCAGCTCACCTG attatttgattaatcgaGCTGAAATCACTCTGGGCTCCATCGACAAAATGCAGCAGAGCCACTCTGTCTACCTGGGAAACAGgcatg ATGCCAGCGGTTTGCTGAGAGCAGTCACACAGTTCTCCCACCTCGCTGCTGACACGATCGTCAACGGGGCAGCGACATCTCACTCTGCTCCCACCGACCAGGCTGACC GTTTAGCTGACAGCTGTCGGGATTGTGCGAATCACTGCCTTCAGTTCTTGAAAGATCTGAAGCTTCAGGCCAGTTTACCGAGAGCAGATCCCTCTGCGGTGCGCTACACCGTTCAACGCATCCTCGCTTTGGGACAG GATTTGCGTCCAAAAGGGCAGGATGTACTAAAAGAAGAGCTGGGCAACATGGTGGATAAAGAGATGCTTGCTACATCAACTGCCATTGAAGAGGCTGTGCTGCGAATGGAc GAGATACTGAGtcaggcaaagagagagacgaGTGGCATTAAGCTGGAGGTCAACCAGAG TATCCTGGGATCCTGTTCAGACCTGATGAAG GCTGTTCATATGCTGGTGACGGCTTCGACGGACCTACAAAAAGACATTGTGGAAGGAGGCAGG gGAGCAGCGTCTGTTACAGACTTTTATGCCAAAAACTCTCGCTGGACAGAAGGACTCATCTCTGCCTCCAAAGCTGTGGGCTGGGGCGCCACACAGCTGCT AGACTCGGCTGACCGAGTTGTGGGTGACAATGGAACCTATGAGGAGCTCATCGCCTGTTCTCATGAGATCGCTGGGAGCACTGCCCAGCTGGTGGCTGCCTCAAAG GTGAAAGCCGACCGCAACAACAAGAAGCTGCACACGCTGAAGCAGGCCTCGCGGCATGTAAATGACATGGCCGCTGTGGTCGTCACCTCCACCAAACATGGACAGCGGCAGATCTCTGACCAAA GTGTGATGGACTTCTCTGGCATGTCTCTGATCAAgctgaaaacagaggaaatggaagCTCAG GTGAaggtgctgcagctggagagccAGCTGGAGCAGGAGCGAGTCCGCCTGGGGGAGCTGAGGAAGAGGCACTACGAGCTCGGGGGCAACGACGCCGACGACCAGGACGGAGCAGATAGCTTCCCGCCGCCGCCCCCGCCGACTCTGCTGGACTCCACACCGGAACCTCAGTCCTTCTCACAGACACAGCCTTACATAAACACTCAGACCTTTGCACAGACAAACCCCTTTGTTCAATCACTGCCTCAGTcttacacaccaacacacaccatcTCACAGGCCCAGTCCTACACACCCCCTCAAACCTACACCCCGTCTCAGACCTACACCCCGTCTCAAAGCTACACACCCCCTCAAACCTACACCCCGTCTCAGACCTACACCCCGTCTCAGACCTACACATCCTCCCAGCCTTACATCCCATCTCAGCCTTACACACCAAACCCAACACAAAATTACTTAAAGCCTCAGTCTTTCTCACTGCCACAACCCTCATCACAAACATCCAGCCTCTCACGGCCTCATTCACCGTCTCTGCCCCAGACGACCCCGCAGAACAACTCCGAGACCACCAAACCAGCTCTAAGAAAACCCAACATCTTCACCAAATCTGGGAATATACTGAAGAACGCG ttCAAACGAGGCGAAACTGGACCAGGGGAATCTTGA